The following coding sequences are from one Shewanella violacea DSS12 window:
- the rplI gene encoding 50S ribosomal protein L9, with protein sequence MNVILLDKIANLGNLGDQVAVKAGYARNYLLPLGKAVVANAANTEVFEARRAELEAKLAATLTAANERAAKINALESVVIASKAGDEGKLFGSIGNRDIADAVTAAGVDLAKSEVRLPLGALRTTGEFEVEVQVHTEVKAIVKISVVTEG encoded by the coding sequence ATGAACGTTATTTTACTTGATAAGATTGCTAACCTAGGAAATCTAGGTGACCAAGTTGCAGTTAAAGCTGGTTACGCACGTAACTATCTTTTGCCACTAGGTAAAGCTGTTGTAGCTAACGCTGCTAACACTGAAGTCTTTGAAGCACGTCGTGCTGAATTAGAAGCTAAGTTAGCTGCTACTCTTACTGCTGCAAACGAGCGCGCTGCGAAAATCAACGCACTTGAGTCAGTTGTTATCGCTTCTAAAGCTGGTGACGAAGGTAAGTTGTTCGGTTCAATTGGTAACCGTGACATCGCTGATGCAGTTACAGCTGCTGGTGTTGACCTAGCTAAGAGCGAAGTTCGTCTTCCATTAGGCGCTTTGCGTACTACTGGTGAGTTCGAAGTTGAAGTTCAGGTTCACACTGAAGTTAAAGCTATCGTTAAGATTTCTGTTGTTACAGAAGGCTAA
- the priB gene encoding primosomal replication protein N — translation MATNHLVLSGTITRSRSFKSPAGIAHSVIMLEHKSQCFEAEMLRNVYCQIQVILSGERFQSVTDKLKIGVDIEVQGFIALQQSRNGQNRLVIHAENVELKT, via the coding sequence TTGGCCACAAATCACTTGGTGTTATCGGGAACCATTACGCGTTCCAGAAGCTTTAAAAGCCCGGCAGGCATTGCACACAGTGTGATTATGCTGGAACACAAATCTCAGTGCTTCGAAGCAGAAATGCTTAGAAACGTATACTGTCAGATACAAGTGATATTAAGTGGTGAACGCTTTCAAAGCGTTACAGATAAACTGAAAATCGGCGTGGATATTGAAGTGCAAGGCTTTATCGCTCTCCAGCAGAGTCGAAATGGTCAAAATCGCTTAGTAATACACGCCGAAAATGTCGAATTGAAAACTTAG
- the rpsR gene encoding 30S ribosomal protein S18: MARYFRRRKFCRFTAEGVTEIDYKDIVTLKNYITESGKIVPSRITGTNAKYQRQLARAIKRARYLSLLPYTDLHQ, translated from the coding sequence ATGGCACGTTATTTCCGTCGTCGCAAGTTCTGCCGTTTCACTGCAGAAGGCGTTACAGAGATTGATTACAAAGATATCGTTACTCTGAAGAACTATATCACTGAAAGTGGTAAAATTGTTCCTAGTCGTATCACAGGTACAAACGCTAAATATCAACGTCAACTAGCTCGCGCTATCAAGCGTGCTCGTTATCTTTCTCTACTGCCTTATACTGATTTACATCAGTAA